A single genomic interval of Fructobacillus americanaquae harbors:
- the argF gene encoding ornithine carbamoyltransferase has protein sequence MTTTTFFQNQFYGKSILKETDLSVNELNYLVDYGLHLKGLAKQNIHTKLLADKNIALIFEKNSTRTLSAFTTAANELGAHPVFLGKDEIHLFHKESIEDTAKVLGSMYDAIEFRGFRQSSVEALAKYSGVPVWNGLTDDWHPTQTIPDLMTIKENFGHLAGLKVAYLGDGRNNVAHSLLVGCAMAGINVAIVSPESLQPAAEVVEIAQGYAKETGTEITITADLATGLQDANVVTTDVWVSMGEDNWKERIDLLLPYQVNMNALAMTGHLEDGQLITLHCLPAFHDLRTEVGKEVYVKYGLKEMEITDEVFQSQYGRQFDEAENRKHGIKAMMAATLGTHFIPKI, from the coding sequence ACTTAAAGGGGCTTGCCAAGCAAAATATCCACACCAAGCTACTGGCTGACAAGAACATCGCCCTGATTTTTGAAAAAAACTCAACACGAACTCTATCAGCTTTTACTACGGCTGCCAACGAACTAGGTGCCCACCCCGTTTTTTTGGGCAAGGATGAAATCCACTTATTCCACAAAGAATCGATTGAAGATACAGCGAAAGTCTTGGGTTCAATGTACGACGCGATTGAATTCCGCGGTTTTCGTCAATCAAGCGTTGAAGCCTTGGCTAAGTACTCTGGCGTTCCCGTCTGGAACGGGCTGACGGATGACTGGCACCCAACGCAAACAATTCCTGATCTGATGACCATCAAGGAAAACTTCGGTCACTTAGCTGGCTTAAAGGTCGCCTACCTCGGTGATGGTCGCAACAACGTTGCCCACTCATTACTAGTCGGTTGCGCCATGGCCGGTATCAACGTTGCCATCGTTAGTCCGGAATCATTGCAACCGGCTGCCGAAGTCGTAGAAATTGCCCAAGGTTATGCCAAGGAAACTGGTACCGAAATCACCATCACTGCTGATTTGGCCACCGGCTTACAGGATGCCAACGTTGTCACAACCGACGTTTGGGTTTCCATGGGTGAAGATAACTGGAAGGAACGAATCGACTTGCTCCTGCCCTACCAGGTCAACATGAACGCTTTGGCCATGACCGGTCACCTCGAGGACGGTCAGTTGATTACCCTTCACTGCTTACCAGCCTTCCACGACCTGCGCACTGAAGTTGGTAAGGAAGTTTATGTCAAGTACGGTCTCAAGGAAATGGAAATCACCGACGAGGTCTTCCAAAGCCAATACGGACGCCAGTTCGATGAGGCCGAAAACCGTAAACACGGTATTAAGGCGATGATGGCCGCCACGCTTGGGACCCACTTTATTCCAAAGATTTAA
- the argC gene encoding N-acetyl-gamma-glutamyl-phosphate reductase — protein sequence MNAAITGVTGYAGMQLYALLQEHPEVETINVYQHDLDDAIPLVDLNSRLNLPHPQLAYPYDSQEIMANNDLIFLATPAGVAINLAVPFLKANFPVIDLSGDFRLKDPAEYEKWYHLSPAKETDLQNAYYGLADIYENPGAAYIANPGCYATATLLGLAPAVMGDLIEPDSIVVDAKSGLSGAGKSLSSSSHFSRSNENLQIYKANQHKHIPEILAELKKWNPRVQHLQFMTTLVPIDRGIMATIYTKVKPGIDEMAILNYYHDLYDEDPFVQICDDYLPDIKSVIGTNNCKIGLTFNPVTGYLTIDAVIDNMLKGAAGQAIQNMNQLLNYPVTTGLELTALAF from the coding sequence ATGAATGCCGCAATTACAGGCGTTACCGGTTATGCCGGCATGCAACTTTACGCCCTCTTACAAGAACACCCCGAAGTTGAAACCATCAACGTCTACCAACACGATTTGGACGATGCTATTCCACTTGTCGACCTCAACTCTCGTTTGAACCTGCCACATCCCCAACTAGCTTACCCATATGATAGCCAAGAAATCATGGCCAACAACGACCTGATTTTCCTTGCAACACCGGCCGGGGTCGCCATCAACTTAGCCGTCCCCTTCTTGAAGGCCAATTTCCCAGTCATTGATCTTTCAGGTGACTTCCGCCTCAAGGACCCAGCCGAATATGAAAAGTGGTATCATCTCAGCCCAGCTAAGGAAACTGATTTGCAAAACGCCTACTACGGCCTGGCCGACATTTACGAAAATCCGGGGGCCGCATACATCGCCAACCCCGGCTGCTATGCAACGGCAACCCTTTTAGGATTAGCACCTGCCGTCATGGGCGATTTGATTGAACCCGACTCAATTGTCGTCGATGCTAAATCAGGATTGTCCGGTGCTGGCAAGTCCCTGAGCTCATCATCACACTTTAGCCGATCAAACGAAAACTTACAGATTTATAAGGCTAATCAGCACAAGCATATTCCAGAAATCTTAGCTGAACTTAAGAAGTGGAACCCAAGGGTACAACACCTACAATTCATGACGACCCTGGTCCCAATTGACCGCGGTATTATGGCCACGATTTATACCAAGGTAAAGCCCGGCATCGACGAAATGGCTATCCTCAACTACTACCATGACCTCTACGACGAAGATCCATTCGTTCAAATCTGTGATGATTACCTCCCAGATATCAAGTCCGTCATCGGGACCAATAACTGCAAAATTGGGCTGACCTTTAATCCCGTGACGGGTTACCTGACCATCGACGCCGTCATTGACAATATGCTCAAGGGGGCCGCCGGTCAAGCTATTCAAAACATGAACCAGTTGCTGAACTATCCGGTGACTACTGGACTGGAATTAACAGCCTTGGCCTTTTAA